In Epinephelus moara isolate mb chromosome 20, YSFRI_EMoa_1.0, whole genome shotgun sequence, the genomic stretch TTATTCACTGCTCCACATGCTCGTGTGAATCACAGGGCTCCATTCCACTGCCGTTCCTGTTTATgcaaatgcaaaaatattttcattatctcTGCAATAAGACATTTAATAGGCACTCTGCTCCCGGCCTGCTGAAGAGGGGCTATAATTAGAGGCAGTCAGgcgctggggggggggggggggggggNNNNNNNNNNNNNNNNNNNNNNNNNNNNNNNNNNNNNNNNNNNNNNNNNNNNNNNNNNNNNNNNNNNNNNNNNNNNNNNNggggggggggggggggggggggggggggggggggcgggggggcaAAACATCACCGCTCATTTCAATGTGGACAAGTGTCGAACCAGCTGTGATGTGACTTGTGTGGAGCGATCAGGAAACGCTGCTGCGTGTGGGCTGGATAATAAGAAAGGCTTTATTCAGGCAGCGTGGGAGAATTAACCCTTTGTGACTGTGATGTAACAATATGTAGTAACACAGAGTGTAGATGTCACCCTGCTGATGTTTATCCAGCTCTGTACtgaagacacattttaaatgtctgacTCACCACATGCAGACTGTGGTTTTAAACTCGCCATCATCCTGTTGTTCAGGCCAGCGTTCCCTCTGATATCTGCATGTTAACGTTTCCAATCTCTGTCACGACGGGAAATATCAACCTCTGAGCAACACTGAGGTTCAGATAAAGATTTGGATCATGTGTGCAGTGAGACATGTCTGCTTTGTTGTATTGGTGAATGGTTGTAAAGAtctataacaaataaaacaacttgtgaacaCAGCTCAGAAAAACCCAGACTAGTCCGTCATCGTCTCCTGATGTTGATGTGTCACATCTTTCACCTtcggctgcagcagcagctgtagtgaCATCTGACGTCACCAAAGTCCAAATAACATCCAgtgtgttttactgttgttttaatgttcagCTCATTCAGCCAGCACATCGTCTGAGTTTTTAATGGGACTGTCAGagctcaagtaaaatcaggcTCCGATTATCAGCTGATGTCTGTCTTTAGTTAAAGTTTAATCACACATGAGTCTGTCACTGGTTTTGTGGCAGCGATTGCTTCCCTATACAAATGGACTCAGACGTAGTGCAGTCTTTAGTCATGCACacggtttaaaaaaaactagaaaCTTAAAAACTGAGAAATAACTTTAGTTCAACAGGTGATTAGCAAGAATACGAGAAGAATGTGCAGCTGTGCAGGCAGCTCGGTGTCGCACAGTGTcacagtgctttgagctaaatgctaacatacCTACAATGCTAACAACATGACAGTTATCTGTTTCCCATCTGCATCGTCTCCGTCAGTGTGGAGACATTAGTTAATGAGCTGTGAACAGGAAGTACAGCTGAGAGCTGGACAATGTTAgttttacacaaacaaacagatttcaCCCTGATGATGAAGCTGCTTGAGTCACAGAGGTTATTACGACTCATCCTGAAGGTGAGCGTGACTTCCTGTCACAGTTCATGGTAATCTGTCCCAACAGTATCCAGACATTTAattcagcagcagcaccatGTAACACTGCGTCCATCTTTACCTCTGTCATTCAAAGGACGTCAGAAAACACGTCTGTTCACCTTGAAAACTCCGATGATTAAATCCAGAGTTTGTAAAATGAGATTCAGCAGGAGGAAACTGGTTTAAACAAACTGAAGGTGACAGAAACTGATGTCttgcagatatgttgaaattaATTTGAATCTCTGAGAGACGGTGGTTCTGAAGCTTTGAGAGCCGCAGTCAATAAACTGGATGGAAAAACGCAGCCTTGATATTTAGAATTTTACAGATATtctttgctgcagcagccgTGACGTGaaaattaaacagtttttttcttttttctttgaaagTAATGAGCACTGCTTGTTCCTGCTTGTTCAGCCATCGAAGGCTGAGAGGTTATTGATAATGAATACTGATCATTTTACACGTTCATTTTGGGGACGCTCGagggaagtttattttgatcaGAATATTCACACTGACGTTATTAAGTTTTATTTCAAACTCTGCTGACATGGTTTTTTGACGACTCTTCGTCCACCTGCAGAATCATTTACTGTTTCTAACGAGCAGTCAGTCACATGACTAATGTCAGTGTAATGACATGCAACTGCATCACACAGCACCAGAACTCAATATgtcactgtgtgatgtcaccatGTGATGTCACTGTATGATGTGTTGGCGCTACAGCAATGTGAATGTTTTACCTCTTTATCGGCCGTCTCACAGAGACACCGTCAGCGCTGGtgaagtgtttgtgttgtgagaCAACACGGAGGTGAGagcaggggcctgtatcacgaagcaggattaatgtcttagcgaggtaacttcagggttaaccctgggttttcgggtctcacgaagccggttcagttcttatcggggtagatcaccatggtaacttactctgaacggctatcctgctccggagcagggtaagttcagggttgaatctgatcctataaaaagcaccacccactggccaatcagctgttcggaaaaaaatgactccgctgacagaaatCCACCTGTCCATCCACCTGTTTGTCCATCCACCTGTttgtccacctgtctgtccatccacctgtctgtccatccatcacctgtctgtccatccacctgtctgtccatccacctgtttgtccatccatccacctgtATGTCcatccacctgtctgtccatccacgTGTATGTCCATCCACCTGTTCGTCCACCTGTTTGTCcatccacctgtctgtccaccCACGTGTATGTCCATCCATcccctgtctgtccatccacttgtccgtccatccacctgtctgtccatccacctgtccgtccatccacctgtttgtccatccatccacctgtttgtccatccacctgtctgtccatccactTGTCcatccacctgtctgtccatccatccacctgtATGTCCATCCACCTGTCCGTCCACCTGTATGTCcatccacctgtctgtccatccatccacctgtccatccatccacctgtATGTCCATCCacctgtccgtccatccatccacctgtctgtccatccaccTGTATGTCcatccacctgtctgtccatccatccacctgtATGTCCATCCAGCTGTCcatccacctgtctgtccatccaccTGTCCGTCCATGtacctgtctgtccatccatccacctgtctgtccatccatccatccgtccatgcACCTGTCCGTCCATGCACCTGTCCATCCATgcacctgtctgtccatccatccacctgtctgtccatccatccacctgtctgtccattCACCTGTTTGTTCATCCACCTGttcgtccatccatccacctgtccgtccatccacctgtctgtccatccaccTGTTTGTTCATCCACCTGttcgtccatccatccacctggCCGTCcatccacctgtctgtccatccatccacctgtcCGTCCATGCACCTGTCCGTCCATGCACCTGTCCGTCcatccacctgtctgtccatgcacctgtctgtccatccacctgtctgtccatgcacctgtctgtccatccatccacctgtctgtccatccaccTGTCTGCCCATgcacctgtctgtccatccaccTGTCCGTCCATgcacctgtctgtccatccatccacctgtctgtccatccaccTGTCTGCCCATGCACCTGTCCGTCCATCCACCTGTCCGTCCATGCACCTGTCCGTCCATgcacctgtctgtccatccacctgtccgtccatccacctgtctgtccatgcacctgtctgtccatccacctgtctgtccatccatctacCTGTCCATCCATGCACCTGTCCATCCATgcacctgtctgtccatccacctgtccgtccatccacctgtctgtccatgcacctgtctgtccatccacctgtctgtccatgcacctgtctgtccatccatccacctgtctgtccatccacctgtctgtccatgCACCTGTCCCTCcatccacctgtctgtccatccaccTGTCCGTCCATgcacctgtctgtccatccaccTGTCCGTCCATgcacctgtctgtccatccatccacatgtctgtccatccatccatccatccgtccatgcACCTGTCTGTCCATGCACCTgtccgtccatcccattcttatgcacgtgatatctcaagaacgcctcgaGGGAaaacaaacgttcacttggagtCAACAGTAATGAACTGAATAGaatttggtgttcaaaggtcaaaagtgaaggtcactgtgaccttgagcTCAGAGGCGTCTCTCTGTACGACAGCTCTGCTGCAGTTTAACGTCCTCCAGTGTGAAGTCATCCTTAGTtttcaaagctttatttatAAAGACGTCCTGAACTCTGATCTAATAAACGTTTACAGATGATCTCATTTTGACTTTATTAAAAACTGAAGCAGTTGATATTGTGTATTGATCTCTCGTTACAGCTGTTAGATCATGTTACACTTTATCCTTGGAACAGTTGAATCACTTCCCTGAACTGAACTCATTGTGAAGatgaatgttttaatatttcgTGTGAACGTTCAGCTCTTCAGCTTCAGACCTCGTCTCCGTGTGTCCTGtaatctttttctttctttaacacATCAGAGTTTCATCAGAGCTGCAGATACAAGCACCGTGTCACCGTCTGAATATGACTGATGTACATGTGACCATTTAACCCTTACACCCTGCAAGGACTCAATGAGTCCTCGCCCGTTCCTCTATTGAGCAGCATTTTGGCTGCAATCATGCTTTAGCAAAATGCTTTGGGGAAGTTTTGCCTTTATCTgttcatgttgaaaaaaaaaaaaaaaaaaaaaaaaagctaagtttttttttcaatgtgtaATTAAATTTATAGCTCTCACCCAGTAAGGACTCATTGAGTCCTTGTGATGGTTGAAGTCATaactttttaatggttttatcttttaagattattatttttttgttatgttatttAACTTCTGTCCCACCATGACTGTTATAATTCAAACAATAAAATTAGTTAATTAACCCTTTACAGGCCGGTTTCTGTCATGTACcactcatttttatacaaaaaacaccccaaaaatgaaatattctcTAGTTTTTtagggatttttttaaatgatcacaACTGTCTGACCTCAGGCAATGTTTATGGGGAATATcagtttttatgcatttttactttttttgtagtgttagattgaaaacaaaaatagctCTCACCCAGTTAAGGACTCATTGCGTCCTCATGATGGCTGAAGGTATAactttttaatagttttatattttaagatttttcttttttggttatGTTATTTAACTTCTCTCCCACCATGACTGCTataattcaaaaaataaaattagttaATTAACCCTTTACAGGCCGGTTTCTGTCATGTACTACTCATTTTTATACAATCGTATGGCTccttacattttctccacactttTAAACCAATCGCAGAGCTACTGAGCTACTGCAGTGTTCAACCAAGACGCGCTAGACTGAAACGCTggaagagacatggatcaatcTCAACCTCTAAGTAACACATTTATCTTATTATCCCCTCGTTGTAAATCATGCAATGTTATTGAATTATAATGAGTTGAAGCGTTCTGCTTAGCCAAgtaacatgtttgaatgaaagtgtggagaaaatgtaaggAGCAAAACAATTGGCTGAAAGCGAGCACACCtgattaactgatgaatctgtcaatcagaatcataaatttgattttgtataaacattatatttgtgaaccagagcgtgTGCAATGATAAACAGATCGTGTGCATTAGTGAGTCCGAAATACATCTGCGAACCAGAGCGTGTGCAATGATAAACAGATCGTGTGCATTAGTGAGTCCGAAATACATCTGCgaaccagagcatgtgcatttgtgaaaaaccctgcgtgagttcattcattatgagactgatctgacCCCATATTATAGCAGCCTCCAACACGGCCAGCCAGAGGAACGGCAGCAACCTGCCACCAGCTAACGGCTGATCCAGCCAGCCAAAGAGGAGGTGTCCTGGTCGGCGCTTGTGTGTTCTGTGCACGGGCACAAAGAGAGGAAAAGTGGACACTGTCTGCTTCAAATGCAAACGCACCGCCTGTAAGGAGCATGGCGTCAGGGTATTCTACTGCCAGCCCTCCAGTGAGAGCGTTGAAGAGTAACTTTTTCAGTAACTCTTTCAGCCAAGGGTTCACCCATTGTTCTCAAAAAAATTACATGGAATTGAATAGGGGACTCAATGAGTCTTTTACTTTAATCTTACACTGTACAAAAAGTAACAATGCATATGAACTAATATTCTGCATGAAAATTGACAGACCTCAGGCAGATctaagtattaaaaaaatattcctCCAGCCTCTTGTAAACTGAAATTATTTCActtttggggtgtttttttgtataaaaatgagtgATACATCACAGAAACCGGCCTGTAAAGGGTTAATtaactaattttattttttgaatttaACAGTTATGGTGGGAGAGAAGTTAAATAACataaccaaaaaagaaaaatcttaaaatataaaaccattaaaaagttATACCTTCAGCCATCATGAGGACGCAATGAGTCCTTAACTGGGTGAGagctatttttgttttcaatctaacactacaaaaaaagtaaaaatgcataaaaactgATATTCCCCATAAACATTGCCTGAGCTCAGACAGTTGtgatcttttaaaaaaatccctAAAAAACTAgagaatatttcatttttgggctgttttttgtataaaaatgagtgGTACATGACAGAAACCGGCCTGTAAAGGGTTAATTAACTAATTTTATTGTTTGAATTATAACAGTCATGGTGGGAGAGAAGTTAAATAACataaccaaaaaagaaaaatcttaaaatatataACCATTAAAAAGTTATACCTTCAGCCATCATGAGGACGCAATGAGTCCTTAACTGGGTGAGagctatttttgttttcaatctaacactacaaaaaaagtaaaaatgcataaaaactgATATTCCCCATAAACATTGCCTGAGCTCAGACAGTtgtgatcatttaaaaaaaatccctaaaaAACTAgagaatatttcatttttggggtgttttttgtataaaaatgagtgGTACATGACAGAAACCGGCCTGTAAAGGGTTAATTAACTAATTTTATTGTTTGAATTATAACAGTCATGGTGGGAGAGAAGTTAAATAACataaccaaaaaagaaaaatcttaaaatatataACCATTAAAAAGTTATACCTTCAGCCATCATGAGGACGCAATGAGTCCTTAACTGGGTGAGagctatttttgttttcaatctaacactacaaaaaaagtaaaaatgcataaaaactgATATTCCCCATAAACATTGCCTGAGCTCAGACAGTtgtgatcatttaaaaaaaatccctaaaaAACTAgagaatatttcatttttggggtgttttttgtataaaaatgagtgGTACATGACAGAAACCGGCCTGTAAAGGGTTAATTAGctagttttattgtttgaattATAACAATCATGGTGGGACAGAAGTTaaataacataacaaaaaaataataatcttaaaagataaaaccattaaaaagttATGACTTCAACCATCACAAGGACTCAATGAGTCCTTACTGGGTGAATGGATGGATTTTAAAACCGTCTGTAAGGGTTAAACTTTAAACGTCATGTTTGTGACTCAGATTTGATCTGTTCGGTGCTTGGTCGGTGTccagtgtgaaaacatgaatgtctatATCTcgagtcagtgtttggtgtttgggctactgtagaaacatggcggtgcaacatggtgatctctgtagacgaggacctgctccctgtgtagatataagcgtctcattctgaggtaacaagaACACAGCCATTCTGATTTTCAGCTTATTCAATCCAACACTCTGATCAGATTTAAATCTAAAGCACTGAAGCTTTAAACATTCTGTTGATCAGTAGTTTATCACAGTTTCATTGGTGTCCGTGTGCggactgtctgtgtgtctgtgtgggcaGCGGCggcagtgatgtcactgataTCAGTGATACTGGTGTGTCTGCCTCAGTTATTACTGGCCCCAGGTTGGAGGTGTGGGGGGGCTATGATGTAATGAGCAAAGTGATGCTTCGTGAATCAGCTCCTGGGGCGTGGAGGTCATACGCCAGGCTGTAGCTGTGCTGCTTTACCTCCACTTCCTGTTAGAGGAAACTGCTGTATGTCGTCCTCTTTGTCCTGTCGTATACAGACAGGAGGAAGACCACATGAACTCGACCCTCCATCTGAACTCTGACAGCTCGTCACAGTTTGTGAACGTTTCGCCGTCAGTGATGTCAGACCAGCGTTGTCTCTGTTATCGTcctgacacacagctgattcaTGATCCTCCTCATTATACGGTGGTTCTGGTGCCGGCGGGCTCAGTGAAACATTCAGCCGCAGATGTGTCTGCTTTCACCTCCGAACCTGACCAAACCTCTGCAGACTCTTCTTCTCCGTCATTAAATCAAGCAGCAGGGCAGCACTGAGCCTGAGTGGGAGGGAGCAGTGTAGCGTTTGTGATGTTTGCTGGGTGTGTGGGTGGTGGTGTTGCTGGGAGGGGGTGCTGTGGggtggtggtgctgctgggAGGGGGTGCTGTGGGGTGGGGGTGCCGCTGGATGGCTGTGAAACCTGAACAGGAGACGGTGGCAGCAACATGGAGCTGAACCAAATGTGTCACTGCCTCACGCTCACTGGGCCAGGGTGGAATTTACTGTCAGCGGCGGCGTGCAAGGAATTCAGCACAGcggctgagtgtgtgtgtgtgtgtgtgtgtgtgtgtgtgtgtgtgtgtgtgtgtggtggttaGATTGTGTTCATCTCTCTGCCTCCTGGCCAGTTTTAGGACTGAGCGAGCATGCTGGCGCTCCCTCCTCCCACAGACAGGAAGAGCGTGCATTTCATGCAGCGTTCGcccacattcacattcacacacacggAGGGAAGAATAAAAGTAGTGAAGCTACAGCAAGTGGACACaggtaaacaaaaataaataacagtctgttttctttatgcCGAGgatacttcctgttttatttgtgcGGTGGCAGAACTAGGTGGACATGGACTCTCGTGTTACAGCAGCTGGACTGATCCGTCTCCATCGATGGACACAAAGTGCTGTATGATCTTAGCGTGTTAATAACCTGCTGTGTCTCAGTCAGGACAGCGAGCACTTCagtttgacacagaaacaccaaatAAAGGACACGTGAGACAGTCCACAGgtcacagtgaaaatattctgatttGGTGacgtcatgtaaataacaagCGGCCGGCGCGGCAGCAGCTGAACGACGAGCTTCTCACACAGTCACGTGTTAATTTGACTGTTCTGTTTGGTCCTCAGGTTGGACGCTGCTCGTCTGAAATCAGATCAGCTTTTAACttaaccaaaaatgtttttttgtttttttttttaataaattttgagttttatttCTGATCATTGTGAAACTATTGATCTGTTTCTAATCTACAGTAATATTTGTGTATCCAGATTTTTACGTGTGGAGCCTGCTGCGCTGCAGGAGATCAGCTGAGAGGTGGAGACTAAATGTTGTTATGTAAATCTACGGCTGCACAGTCAATCAAATATTAATCACCGTCATGATTTTAACTTCCCAAAGTTACCTGAACGTGACGtgacactgacatttaaaatactCTGCTCATAGAAAACTCAGCCGCACATCAAATCACTCCCTAAACTAACATCCagtgaataaaacaaatgaacccTCCCTGCAGATGCCTGTGAAAAAGTCCCTGAATCTTTCTGCTGCAGAACCAAAACCATCGTCGTCCACTGTGCACAAGTTTTTCAGATTCAGACAAAGTGAAGCCTGTTTCACCACAGGTCCCTGACCGATCCACAGACCAAGTTCAAACTCTGATCTCTGTAAATGATTTTAAACTCAGAATACAGGAAGTGATCGCCGCTCCCTGCAGCTGCGTCGTTTAACAAACAAACTCTAGATTAAATATTTCTGCCGTTATTTAACAGACCTGCTGTGATCTGGTGTTGTTATGGTCTGTCTTGGCTCAGTCTCAGTCGTAGTTTTTAATCTCAGTgtgacttcctggttaaattaAGGTTAAACAAAGGTTAAAcaaaggttaaataaaggttacatTAAGCTTTTATAAACATAAAGTATATTTAGGAGAGAAAAAATCAGATGTAAAGAGTTCAGGAGACGTGTCTGTGTCACAAAGCAGAACAACTCATTtgttaatgaatgaataatgaataaaacacaacaacctGCAGCACGATGCACGCTCGCTCTACGCTCTGCACGCCACCAAAAATCAACACTGATCATGCTTTAACATCCTTTTGTCCTGCAGGAGCTCCCcccctgcagcagctgcaacaaCTCAGTGACGGGAGTTTGATCCAAACCtttaaacgtgtgtgtgtgtgtgtgtgtgtgtgtgtgtgtgtgcgtgcgtgctgGTTGCAGCTCTCTCCAACAGTTTCTAAATTACAGTCTTTACAAACAGCTCGTTTATTTGAGTTTTGTCAGAGAGCAGCTCCTCTGCAGTGTCTGCTCGATCTGACGGGAGGAGAAAAGACGAGATAAGTCGAGACAAGACGAGATGGGTTGTTCGGCTTCTTGTTGTAATTTTAATTGGTTTGTTGTGACTTGTCTGCTGCTAGATGTGAACAGGgaggtattccagaaagcgggtttagtgagtatgttaaccctgaaataagggaaactctgggttttcagttccagacagagaggtaagtcaaactctggcaactgactctgtgaacctaacctaaCCCTGAGCCTGAAGCAAGCTGGCAGACACACATGGGTTGTTCATATGTAGGCAGAATTAATTCACAATGCTTTACGCTGGGAGGGGATCTTCAGACCCCGTTTAGATGTGCTGTCTTTCCCCAGTGAATATATGCTTGAACCGTACTATTTTTCATTAGACTCAATCATTTACCGGCCACACATATCAAATCTGACACACAACAGACGTGCGCTCTCATCAgagcaaatgttttttgtgaacGGTagctttttatatgatattggTGATGTTTTGTGGcctctgccttctttctgttggctgagtagaaCTCAAATGTTACTCAGCAGGATATTAGGCAAGAGGACACACAAGTTGAAACGGTATTTTGGGGGGGTTTAAATTACTAGTGACCTACAGTACATAATGACATAGCCTTACCtgtttgaatgatgtttttatatttcatgttaAGCTGCTTCCAAGTGTGTTCCCCTGTGAGATTGAACCTAcatgaaaatcagattttattcaAAACCCTAACCCTGTAAGCTACAATTTTAATTAAGCGTggttaaatgtaaattaatgaaCTAGTGCATTCAAACGTACGCGTTGACTCAGGCAGCAGTTTTCTCCcatgctgcctctctctccttggcaGCTTTAGTGCTGTTACTGTGGTTATGAAATATATGCTCATATTCGCTGTAGGCATTCATGAGCACCTCCATGTCCACAGGTGTAAAATGAGTTGATCGCTTTTTCTCtccagttgccatggtgactcgaggtatcggggctccattgatgatggctttttattgtggttgtgcacgtgcttaactcaaggtgtacctactcagagttgattaaactaattcaaatcagctgttctggaaccagattctcagagtttcccagctcaggTTAAGTCaagtcagagttcagggttagattcagagtttgttgaacctcctaccttcTGGTCTCGTGTCGTCTCGTGTCATtggccatgtttccatcagcttgtttagatgcgcatctagaagtatcgcattggaaaattatgatggaaacgccaaaattcgaattaaaatcccctgattcgcacaaactaaaatacgctcgctttagccgggttttggttgatccgaaaaaatgttgattcgcaaaatgGGAggtggaaacagttatgttcgaattaagtctgatgtagcgcacctctctccatggtgatatccacactccaggtcgggaaggcggtaatgcatttacaagctggttgccaaccgccagaaaatgtagaagaagaagaatgcgagacttgttttgtttccagttctgcggaaaactcgcacaagttcgtagttttcaccaaagtccgtacatttaatggaaacacacagaattCGTGTTTCTTTTCATgggcatttcccaatgattccaatcacttttggatggaaacatagctaatgtTGTTCAGACGTACTTTTACTATGAGTTCATTTGA encodes the following:
- the LOC126408463 gene encoding uncharacterized protein LOC126408463, giving the protein MGWTDRCMDRQVHGRMDGWMDRHVDGWTDRCMDGQVDGQTGAWTDRWMDRQVDGGTGAWTDRWMDRQVDGWTDRCMDRQVDGQTGAWTDRWMDGQVDGQTGAWMDRCMDGQVDGWTDRWMDRQVHGQTGGWTDRWMDRQVHGRTGAWTDRCMDGWMDGQTGGWMDRQVHGRTGGWTDRWMDSWMDIQVDGWTDRWMDIQVDGQTGGWMDGQVDGHTGGWMDRWMDGQTGGWTYRWTDRWMDIQVDGWTDRWMDKWMDRQVDGQTGGWMDKQVDGRTGGWTDRWMDGQVDGQTGDGWTYTWVDRQVDGQTGGRTGGWTYTWMDRQVDGHTGGWMDKQVDGQTGGWTDR